The region aatttctgaTGTTCCTGAAAAATTCCGTTTGTGAATTTCTAACGTCGGTATTTCGATTCATAGAGTTCTCTTTTGCtatcaaacacaaaaacaataaaCTGTGCCAAAATTTCATTACTGCATTTTTACATCGGAGGAATTCGTAAGTTCGTCTTTGCTCTCCAAGCATAAGAATAACAAAACTGAGCAAAATTTTATTCAGAATCACGTTTGCAGTTTGCAGCaaccaaaaaaatactctGTACAGAAGAAGCAACACTCACAAATCTCACTGGGAGCTGATGAATGACAATTGATTccaacaaatattcaattaactcCAACAagttattattcaaaaataaataaaacaaccgtatttgaagattttaataCAAAAGCAACAGTGAAACATAATTCACCTGAGAAGAGCGGCACTATATGAATGCACGCTCGAGAGAGACCAATAAGAAATACGCTGAGCACCCAATCTATATCAATTTTGCGAAATTCCAAATTTCGAATTCAGAGAGAGATTGTTGATTGCAAATATTCTTCAGTCAAATAAAGAAAGCAACCCCAGTCCAATGCAGTCCAGATATTCTGACTTTTGACAGAATAATGGTTGTTTAAACTCGAAGAAAATTCACGAAGCCAAACGCTTAAACTTTGAACCTAATTTTGAATCAGTAGTAAAacataggagtattaaattcggctaaaatttatgattttagaaatcaatagtcttatttaatatttttttttttatcatttttcatgtaaaatttcatattttgcaccatatttgtttcaattttttggtcATAGTATTATGttcaataatcaatatatgtatcaaatattttagatGTTTTAACATAACATTTCAGATCCAAAAAATCTCAtatttgcatttaattaaaaggatttacaaaataatactacgaCGTGTATCAAATACTTGGAAGTCTCCcagaataaataaagtgtCACAATGGGTAAAACACCTAGTACAACATGTCACAATAGATTAAAgatctattaatatattttagatGTAACAAtagatattattataaatttattaggcAACTTAAAAAAGTGTGATATAGATCATCCGCATCATAGGCGTACACACACAGATTAAAACCATGATGTATTATCAATTTTCAGAAATAAAACTTATCATAACATAGACACAGATTTTCTCATAATTCGAATGAGATACATCATATATtcgtatataaaaaaaataaacatataaaacatttataattgtataaatcatagataaattaattttagaatatgttatgaaaaaaaatactactactcaccgttccacagtaatagaggcatttcattttctccactcgtttttaaaaaatgatattaaatagttaaagtggagagagagtaaagtaaaagatagaTAATGTAAAGAAGtgtcttatctacaatattctctctcttactttaatttttctccactttaactatttataattattttttcaaaatgagtgcgcaaaataaaatgtctctattgctgtggaacggagggagtactatttttatttaaaccaTCCTAATAAAGATgactctttcttaaaatcaaaacacatttatcctcctattttattcactttccacttcAAACACAGAACAACACTCTCTAAAATCATGCCCCTTAAAAAATGATTCGTCTTTCTTAAGATGGAGATGgtacaatataataatattattattacattagAAAAGTTAGTACTCTATTTTGGTCTATATAAACTTGGAGTATTTAGTATGTTTTATAGGAGGATTCATAATTTTGtgcaattaaatttatattgttaaatATAGAGTAAATGCCAAAACTGGTCATAAATATATGTCccttttatgattttggtcctacactttatcttttgaatttttgcatcctgaacatttcaactcgtatcacaattggtcctacaCTAACAGTTCagtcaatttttaaacggttttaatCCGATTTTGACCTatttttaaacggttttaacccGAATGGGACTgttaaaaccatcaaaatcgagttaaaaccgtttaaaaattgacggaattgttagtgtaggaccaattgtgattcgagttgaaatgttcaggATGCAAAATTTAGAAGATAAAGTgtaggaccaaaatcataaaatgggcatatgttcaggaccagttttggcctttactcttaatataccaaattttattcaaagtttatgattttaggaATCAATATAccccttttaaaaataatgaaaaaacattagttttgaaatttcaaataggATAGTTTTTCGCTATACTTTGTTACatttaaattaggtttattttaatttgtaatggaaattaattataatacgAGATGTCACTCATTCTATTTCCGAAAATAGTTCAATACTTTCAACTGTCGTCACCCACCTCAATCGGCAGTTTTATTTGACTCCACACCAACTTAGAGTCATATTTGTGTTTACTCAATGAGCTTACTTGGATAAttggcaaaaaaaattaattaatttaggaaaaaaatgtaattttctttGTGTAAATTGCCATATTCACTCAAAAATGAGCACCATCATTATCACGATTGGATTTACATATCACGCCTTATTTCCTTTAATTCCTTTTAAAATTGGTTGAGTCACTAAACGAGTCATTCGCAGCTTGATCGAGCCACAAACCAGCTTAATAACGCTGGAAGTAGTCATCCATGAATCGAGCTCAAACCGGACACAAAACTTAATAGCTTTGGTTCGAGTCGAGCTCGTGTGTTTGAAGCCCTATTCTTTCACTCGAACAAAAGTGCATAGGTAAACCGTCGATAACAGGTTGATGATAATTACGCTTTTGGTTAAGATGATTTACACAAAAAGAAAGggtaaaacaaataaaaagaaatttgataaaatgccACAAGACTTGAACAAGTAGTGTTACTTTCTTCCTGTCTCCATGGCATCAAAGACTGAGTCAAGATTGGAACCAACGACACTCGTTGCTACTCGTTGCTGGTTCGTTCCTAGCATGGTCATCACATCTGGCGGAAGAGAGTTGGAACGAAGGTCCTCCACAGCGCGGAAATAAGCATAAGGACCCCATCCTAGCAAAATCCCACGTTACATAccgtgtttttcttttttggtaatgTTAAATTTAGAGACTCAACAGAGGCATTAACCACTCTACTGCTAGGCCAACACACATACATTTTTGTGTTTCACCACATGATGAGAAGTGTACCTTCATTCTGGTATGGAGGTGGGAAAAACTGCAGGTAGCAAAAGGTAGCAACTACAAGACCTACAATTAACAACAGTTGTGAAGAAAATCTGAAAATGTGAGCAGCATTTGTAGTCGTGTAGTGAATTTTCAAACAGTTGGAACAAACGTACCTAGGATGCCGCCAGCAAACACGTCTTGCCAGTGATGCCAGTAGTCGTCCACACGAGAAACCCCAACAAGACAAGCAGCGAGGATAGGGAGGAAGATGATGCACAGTTTTGCAACGTGCCCTCTGCGATCAAAGCATTTGATTTTTGCTGACATATACAAGGCCAGAAAGCCTAGACCTGCAAACGACCCTGCAAAATATCGTAGAATAATGAAGACCATGAGCTTTGATCTAGACCATAACACGCGCGTGTCTTcctttttatgtttgttttgagtAGAGGAAGGGGTTCTTACATGAAGTATGACCGCTCGGGAAACTCTTGTGCCCTTCTTTTATGTCACCCGGTTTTCCATGGCACACCACATTGCCCCAACGATCATACTCCTGTCGAAGAGAAGATAATACTACAAGATAAGATAGTATGTTCATCTCTGTCCAAAACATGAGCCCTTTTGTTTTAGCAAATAACGATCGTGTCACTGTGGAGTCGAACATAATGCCTATGTATTGGTTTTCAAACCAAAAAACAACACTCCAAACTCATATATAAACTCAATAATTCAGATATTAAGACGACATACATCACGTCCATCAGGAAAACAGCGCCAGAAAAAGTCCGGTCGGGGCCTGCCAACTGCATCTTTTATGGCATCAGTGAGAACTCCCGTTATCAATACAGAGAAGAGCAGCCCTGCAGTAATGCAGTTACATCACTAGGTTTTCTTCATTGAACCAAAAAACGGGAAGCCTAAACTTTACTAGTCCCAAAAGGTCAAAATAACTATACCTAGCACGCTATGGTGAAGATCATACACATCATTTCTCCGAAGGTAGTAGAGAAAGAACACGGTCATAGGCAGCAAAACTGCATACAGCTAATTCACCACAAGATATACACAACATGATTTGAAACAATGTTAGCTTATGGTGGTAACCTTAAACAAACTACTAAGATGTTTCTACTCACAGGAACTGCCCAAACGGGGACAGTGTTTTCCTTCATCGGATACTTGAGATCTTCCATCATGCCTTCTCCAACGAACCTATAGAATGGGTTGATGACATTCAGAATGATCTCTATGACCACGAGTAGCAACAAAATCAGCCAGTCGTGCTTGTGGTCTCCAGCAAGTTTCCTCCCGTGAGACCTAATAGTGTGTCGACATTCTAGCTCAGTCTGACTTGGCCTAACCTGTTTGGTAGCGCGCAATACATATAAGTCTCGTGTCAATTCGTGAAAGTAAAGACTAGCAAACTCAATAATTCAGCATTGCAGTGACAAAGTTGGATCACTTAACCATATGTTACTGCATCAAGAAAGAACTTTTAGTGATCATATATGGTACCAACTGAACAAAATTCTTGATAAACGATTAACTAAATGAGTACAAATTCTTGATAATCAATCTAGAGGTTGAAACCAAACACCTCTAGATTTTTACATCACAGTtttattcatgtttttttgttgttggtaATTCTGCAAATTGAGTTACAGATATGTTAACTATACAAGCTACATCATATCGAATTCAACAATAAATTGAATACCGAAGAAACCAAATAGAAAATACATTAATCCAAGCCTCTAAAAGAAGTTATATTTTCAACAACCAACTGAACAAAATTCttgattaacaaaaaaaatactcctacatactatactaaatttttaaagaaaaatcgAGAAacgaaaagaaaaacataaacaaacaaaCCTGAAACATTGTCCGGagaaccgtctcatctcttcactattcatgggccccactgtacttttcactccatctcttaactaagagatagCACCCACATcaatccatctcttaaccatctcatctcttaactattcattcaatttcatttttcatttttattttcaacaaatccaattaataaaaaacacacttcattaaataaaataaaattacaatttaaaatcctaaaaataaaaaaatacataattaaaatcctaaaaaaataaaaacacacataattaaaatcctaaaaaaataaaaatacacaccattaaaaaaaatggaggcaaagagTTGTCTAATGAAGATCATTTGCGTCTACTcgttgccaaattttgcccaaatgtgctccattagatcctcctggagttggccgtgggcggtagaatcacgtgtcctAGCCCGAATACACATCCGCTCTTCCAAAGACGGATGCAATCCACTGcgaggcggactacttgcggtAGAGCTTCCCGCGGTCTcagggtcgaaccaatttcccgcctGAGGTCCTTCGTCGGcaacaatcatgttgtgcaagattatgcacgtatacatgatgtcgaccatattATCTATAAACCACGTACGAGCcggggctttgataatgttccatcgagcttggagaaccccgaacgctctctccacatccttgcgagcagcctcttgcttctgcgcaaaaagagCCTGTTTTTCGTTCGCAGGCctgttgaacgtcttcacgaaggttggccacttcggatagatgccgtcggcaagatagtaccccattttATACTGGCGGTTGTTAGCGACGAAGTTGATGGCCGGCGCTTTACCATTCAGAACTTCGGTGAAGAGGTCGGAGTGGTTGAgcacgttgatgtcgttgttcgagccggggaccccgaaatacgcatgccaaatccatagccggtagtcggcgacggcctcgagtataacggtggggtgggtgcctttgtggccgctcgtgTATGACCCTCTCAACGCCGTtgggcaattcttccattgccaatgcatgcaatcgacgCTCCCGAGCATCCCGGGAAACCCGTGTGCTTGTTCGTGAAGTTGGAGCAGAAACTGACAATCCGCGGTGTTtggcttcttcagaaattcgTCGGTGAAGGCTGCCCGGACGCCTTTGCAGAATTCCATCAAACAAAGTCTCCCAGTGGTTTCTCCGACGtgtaggtattcgtcgaacaaATCCGCCGTTTGTCCAGTAGCAAGCTGACGGATTGCTGCAGTACATTTCTGGAGCGTCGTGTGACTGGGACGGCCAGTAGCGTCGAAACCTTCTTGGAAGTACTCTTCCCGGGCCGCCAATGTATTtgcgatatgcaaaaatagcggGCGTGACATACGGAAACGGCGACGGAAGTAGGTATCATCCCATCTCGGGTTGTTAGAGAAGTAATCGCGTACCAACCTTGCGGCGGCTTGCTCCCTGTCACGATGGATGTATTTCCGGGTTCGCTTTTGACGCGCCgcggcttcctcctcctccctacgtcgatcttcttctagcgATTGTTCCATTAGTTGACGCATTagctcaaatggatccatgaattgattaaatttgggagaagaaaaatgttttgagatgaagaatgtagtgtgtttgagtgagaatagagagttttttatggtggataatttgtgggaatgatttggtatttatagaagtgatttggggcttaaaaaaaatttaaaaaaaattaaaaatttgtaaaaaacgGCTATAAACggctagtataatttttgaaattttttttatatatattttttatttttttgaatttttctctgatttaaaaaaaaacgcccACTTGCGGGACgacgagtgggcgtcacgcacgAACCGGAGCTCGCCACGTCGCCCAACCGCGTGGCGTCTCGTCTCGCCGGGAGCCCCTTCACTAAGAGACGTGGGACGAGATAGAGACGGGATGGGGATGGGATGCATCCCACAGCGGCGTCTCTTATCCGTTTCGTCTCTCCAAGATGAGATAGAGACGGTTTTGTGAATCGCGGTGGATGCCCTGAGTAGATCATACTCCtactgttttatttattgtgggGGTCTGGTCACACGAATTTCCTTGCACGAAAGAATTCAAATACTAGTAGGAGTATGTTTCTTCATCAAGtgtaatttcaaaatttactgaaataaactaaaaaatttaaaaattgaataacaaattagtataaataaaatatatttcatttagcAGGGGCAATTGCCCCTTATCCTCTCTAAGTAGATCCTCCCTTGTtgcaaacaaaaaatactatGTAGATAAAATATTCAGTTACTTAAACAACGTCATTTAATAGACCTAGTTAGctatgtttttaatttttacacgTGTATGCATCACATCAATAAAGTCAGTCACGTAATACACCATAATTTATTGTCGTgatacaattaaaaaagaataacaaaattataatataaaattatggaaCTAACCAAAAACTGGCCAAACTAGACATTTATACactatcaaaaaaatatacaccATTGATCATCGATATTGGGCTTTTTCAGTGATGTTTATATCATACATCAGCCcgtattttatactccatgaCCCAAAATCTTAAGcccaaaatcatttttctgtTGCTCTTCTTCTACAGCAATTCTCATTAGTCAAGCTCCATCAATGGAGTCCTTCAATCCCAATAGGCACCTTAAAGAACTGTGATTACAGTCGAAAACTTGATCTTTACTTTCACCTCCTTTCAAATTTGCCGTgctaatttgaaaattttatgagaTTTATCGTCAAAAATCATTACTCCTTGTTACAGATTCGCGAGTCACTTAACGGGGTCTTCGAAGCTTGAAATTTTCTTTCTGATCACAAATCTTTCGGTTAGTATTTAGCTATGCAGTGTTCTCGGTTTTATTGTTTGCGTCGTGAGCTCATAATTGTTTTCGTTCTCTTCAGATTTTGGTTCTTATTAGACGTTGCATCGGATTCAACTGGATCAGTAATGGTAATTGCATAGTTTTTGAATGTTCGCAGTTGTGAATTctctttgttgttttgttcATTTCACATGATGactttagtttaattttttgggtAAAATTAGGCCATCCTAAGAAAGATGATAACGTTGCTGGTGGTGGAAAGAGTTTCAAAGCTTATGTTGCAGTCTTGCTTATTGATTATCTCTGCATTGCTATGccttatattttatatctgATGACAGGTTTTGGCAGAATGGACTTATTGGAGCACAGTCTTGATGCTTTTGCTGCTGTTTTGCCTGAAAACATTTGATAGGTAAAATTGTGAAGATTTCTGTTAGGGATTGTTTTATAATGATAGTATTAAAGATTCTTGTGAATTTTAGTGGTTCTAATAGTACTTCACTAGATTTTGCATTTCTCAtgtttttggaattaatttaatctttagAACAAATCGACCTTCATTCTTGCAGGAAGGTGGTGTAGATTCTATTAGGGAAGATATCACATCTTACAGAATCTCTACGGTACACGGTCAAACTTTTGTTAATCAAATAGTACATCGGTTTTCTCTACTGTTTTAACAAGGATGATTTACTTCAGATGCTTGTTACATGCTTCTCTATTTTGGCTGTTGATTTCAAGATATTTCCCAGAAGATACGCGAAAACAGAGACATATGGGACTGGATTGGTTAGAATTATGTGCTTACTTTGGCATAAGTCCTCATTTTGCGTGTTTGTTTGTATCACCGTCTGCAATAGCTTTCACTCTTTTGTCCAACTTTGAGCTTCTATTAGTTTGGGGATAAAGTCTGATATTCCATTTGCATGTTAGATGGATCTTGGGGTTGGCGCATTTGTAGTAGCAAATGCCTTGGTTTCACGACAGGCACGTGGCATCGCAAATATGTAAGAAACTAAAGTTCTTTTCCACATGTGTGCTTGATTGCTTTCTATATCCTCGCGGCAGTCCTGGAGACCAGAATGACTTGGTTCTGGTCCCAATTAGCTTAGTTTCTTAAAGTTGCagttgcatttatttattgacaaATACCAAGGTATTCTTAGTTTCTTGTATTATTCAATGGCTGTTGAGTTAGATTTTAGTTGCCAGTTCTGCAGCATTTTCGTATAATATCTTTTTTATGTGTTGTTAACCTATTATAATTGATCGGGTACTCTTAATTTCTAGTTCATTTGTGCCAATCTAGGACACTGAGTACTGGCCTTCGTTCAACTAGTCCATTGATTATTTTGGGTTTTGCTCGACTTGTCTCTACTTCAAGTGTGAATTACCAGGTACAGTAATATGGGATTTTCAACTTATTTACCCTTCTGCGTTTGATGATCATCCTCTGAATTTTCTAAGCTCACGCGCCTAAAATGATTGTGTTTGCatgttttccttcattttaGCTTGTGTTTGTTTCGTATAGGTTCACGTTGGTGAATATGGTGTCCATTGGAACTTCTTTTTCACTCTAGCTGCTATGGCTATCCTCACATTAATCGTTAATGTTCATCCTAAATACTGTGGTATTCTAGGTTCATTAATCCTAATAGGTACTGCCCAATTTCCAATTTCCAATTTCCAATCTATTCTAGCTGAGGTCCTTAGCTATAACAGttatataaatcatataaCTTGTTTCGTTTAACATGTGTGGACTGTATGTGATATCAGGTTATCAAGCCTTACTATTGCGTGGGCTGAATTTATATCTTCTTTCTAAAGACAGGAAAAGTGACATCTTTAGCCAAAACAAGGAAGGGATTTTTAGCATATTTGGTGAGGATCTCCTTGTAGTTTGGGTATTTCTCATTGCTTGTCCTTCTCTGTTTCTTCTTTATACATTTCTCCTCGGAAATATTGTGAACATAAACATTCTCCCATAAATGATATGAAATTTGAACTTTATGCCATTGGTTTGTTCTTGGTTTCAGGATATTGGGGTATGTATCTTATTGGTGTCAGAATTGGAAGCTATGCCTTCTTTGGAGACAATGCTGATGCTATATTGAAAACCAAGACTTGGATGAGAACTAGAGTTTGGGTTCTTTGCATGTTTTTCTGGTAAGGGGACTGTGTTTTGGTCCCAGCAGTTACttctttattgtttaattgaaCAATATACCAAGTCATATGGTTTCCTTCTTGTCTTGTTACAGGTCACTAACTTTGCTTCTTGACTGGTATGTTGAAGCAACATCTTGCCGAATGGTAATTATCACTCTGAAATGTCACTCTTGCACTTGTAATATAACTAATGTGTATCATTGTATCATCCTAGAAGATAATGACTTCGAGATTTCTGTGCAGTGCAACATGGCATATGTATCTCTTATCTTGGCTATCAACCTTCAGGTAACTTTTTCGTATTTTTGATTCATGAAAAAGATGATCctgttaaattattttaatcatgcataaatttgtattctaatttctttatattgtAGTACATTGATGTTACTAAATTGATATCAGTAATGAAAACTGTCTTCTTTTCTCTGCATAATTTTGCAAGTGTGAACAAACCCTGTACTTTCTATGCTGTTTGCTGCTTCCAATCAAGCAATAACTACATATCACTCTCTCCCAGGTGTTAGGCATTGTAATGATGTTCGACTGTGTTCCGGGATGCAAGAGTTCAGCCATGGAAGAAGCTTTTAGTCGAAATATGTTGGCATCGTTTCTACTGGTTAGAGAGATAGTAGCACCCACCCTTGCTCATGTTTGCTGTTTGCATACATATGATGAATCATGTCTCGATCGAGCGACTGGCCACCAGTTTTCTGAATGTGTGCAGGCTAATGTTCTTACAGGATTGGTGAACTTCTATCAGCTTCATCGATCTCAGCTGTAGCTATCTTGTTTGCTTATGCCTTCATTTTATGTTATGTTGTGGGAATTGCAAACTTTTTTGGCATGGTGTTCAAGTTTTGGTAGTAAAAAATCTCACCACCGTTTGCTTGATTTCCAATCTTGCTTCACACTCTTGATAGATATGAGAATCTTTTGAAATAGATTCGAATATAACTTTATCTAAATGTTTCCTCAATATTAACGTCAGGGTAATCATCTACTACATCCACAACCAATAATAGCATTAACCAAAATAATAGAGtttttaatgatataaaaacGGACTAACGGAAAGGTAATATATATCCTTTTTAAGGGGGTATTAGTTTTTCCAAAAGAGAtgcaaaaacaacaaattgaTAGTACTACAATAAGCTGCAAGTGGGTCAATTTCATGGTGATCATAATCGCACAACGAATTTAGGCAACtccattatttaatatacgtattattttgaaatatttaataaaatattacaaaatattcctatcatactatattaatttctcaaaaccctgagatattaaaaaacaaaaattattaacacaTAACAGAGTCAGCAAGTACGTCCATAATAATAGCTTCTCATATCGCACTTTTGGTTTAATACTAATTATATACTCAGTGGCGGACGCATGAATTTATTAGGGTAGGGgctatatattcaaattttgtatgagataataattttcttatacttttctattttggtagGGGCTTTTACACATTAATtcacataaattattaataaaattataagattttataaccaaaaaagtaaaaaaaaaaatattggaacTCATGTGTGTCCGCCAGTGTATATACTCCTATCACACAACGACCATGATCATTTATCaggtataataaaataatatggcTTCATTTATCTTATCCTTATACACGAATACTTCAAGACAAAGAAAGTTGGGAGATATGAtgatcaattgaaaatttcaaaagtaTGCTAGCTATCACTATCATGCACAGTTTCACTCTATGTTGAGGTTATCCGATTTTGCtaaattgtttgaattaaTCAAAGTTGTTCAAATTATTGGGAATGACACGCgattgtgaaattaaattggaTTAGCATACATTTTTCATCCAAAGAAAGGTTACATAGTAGTTGTTCTCCGTATGGTACTATTTTCGTGAGTCTCccttatttacattattatcttttataaattatacgtataaaaataaaatattagattatggagtatattttatttgtaaatttaaaaatatgattaaaatattattatggagtatattttatttgtaaatttaactaaatgattaaaaaatgtatatcgGCTTTACAGATACTCATATCTGTAAATGTACCTATCACAGCTAATATAAAGATTAAGGAGAACTGACATCGGAATCGGAGAGgaatatttaacttttaatactaaaaattttatatatctgTCATACAGTTATTAACATTGTTATAAAGTTGATTAAATAAGTATGACGTGAAAATCGCGAAGCACGGAAAAGTGTCGCCAATGACGACAAAAATCACCTGGCGTGTTACTCCAACCagcatattataaaataaaataaaataaataaaaggaaatttcataaaattttctatcggttaaatttgatcaaaacttATATAGAAGTACTTAACTTCAACTATTACTAAATTTTCTATCGgttaaatttgatcaaaacttATATAGAAGTACTTAACTTCAACtattactaaatttaaaatagtaatcCCTCCACTTTAAAATAGTAATCCCTTCAACtattactaaatttaaaatagtacttaacttctgcactcgttttataaaaatggtaataaatagttaaagtggagaaatggtaaagtaagagagagaataatgtagataaaactttatctacattattctctctcttactttaccatttctccactttaactatttattaccatttttataaaacgagtgcagaaatagaagtgtgactcctaatgggggacggagggagtaataaatatttaattatgaaaactatttttcgttttagtaggtccttatacttttatcataactttcattaggtccttgtacaatcttttattttagagacttttttacatttatcttggataataatttaaatttaattaaacttaatgaactttttaatataacattttttaacttagcatagtctataaagataatatcatcttattatccaataatctcaataagttgtagagaataataaaaagattaaccgtgatgattgaagattaaaatcgaagtttttttttagaataactatccgaattttcaattgattatttatatttatattgaaagataTGTTTccctgaatatttataatcataagataagttaaataataaaattaaaaggttcattaaaattaattaattaaa is a window of Salvia hispanica cultivar TCC Black 2014 unplaced genomic scaffold, UniMelb_Shisp_WGS_1.0 HiC_scaffold_925, whole genome shotgun sequence DNA encoding:
- the LOC125200350 gene encoding putative lipid phosphate phosphatase 3, chloroplastic isoform X2, translated to MFQVRPSQTELECRHTIRSHGRKLAGDHKHDWLILLLLVVIEIILNVINPFYRFVGEGMMEDLKYPMKENTVPVWAVPLYAVLLPMTVFFLYYLRRNDVYDLHHSVLGLLFSVLITGVLTDAIKDAVGRPRPDFFWRCFPDGRDEYDRWGNVVCHGKPGDIKEGHKSFPSGHTSWSFAGLGFLALYMSAKIKCFDRRGHVAKLCIIFLPILAACLVGVSRVDDYWHHWQDVFAGGILGLVVATFCYLQFFPPPYQNEGTLLIMW
- the LOC125200350 gene encoding lipid phosphate phosphatase 2-like isoform X1, which translates into the protein MFQVRPSQTELECRHTIRSHGRKLAGDHKHDWLILLLLVVIEIILNVINPFYRFVGEGMMEDLKYPMKENTVPVWAVPLYAVLLPMTVFFLYYLRRNDVYDLHHSVLGLLFSVLITGVLTDAIKDAVGRPRPDFFWRCFPDGRDEYDRWGNVVCHGKPGDIKEGHKSFPSGHTSWSFAGLGFLALYMSAKIKCFDRRGHVAKLCIIFLPILAACLVGVSRVDDYWHHWQDVFAGGILGLVVATFCYLQFFPPPYQNEGWGPYAYFRAVEDLRSNSLPPDVMTMLGTNQQRVATSVVGSNLDSVFDAMETGRK
- the LOC125200352 gene encoding uncharacterized protein LOC125200352; translated protein: MEQSLEEDRRREEEEAAARQKRTRKYIHRDREQAAARLVRDYFSNNPRWDDTYFRRRFRMSRPLFLHIANTLAAREEYFQEGFDATGRPSHTTLQKCTAAIRQLATGQTADLFDEYLHVGETTGRLCLMEFCKGVRAAFTDEFLKKPNTADCQFLLQLHEQAHGFPGMLGSVDCMHWQWKNCPTALRGTSGGKLVRP